The Falsibacillus pallidus genome window below encodes:
- a CDS encoding Fic family protein — MFGKIDFKKQQLDAKRPLPKYTVQSLREKLFLEWTYNSNAIEGNTLTINETKIVLEGITVGGKTMREHLEVINHRDAISYVENIVHKEESFSEWQIKNLHRLVLKGIDDEYAGVYRNQQVFISGAVHTPPPPFKIQEQMNTLMSWYEGEAHQLHPIIRGAMLHAIFVGIHPFIDGNGRTSRLLLNLELMKSGYPPIIIRVENRLAYYNALDKSHTTEDYGDFVELIAKEVEASLDLYLSAV; from the coding sequence ATGTTCGGAAAAATTGACTTTAAAAAGCAGCAGCTAGATGCTAAACGCCCACTACCTAAATATACAGTCCAAAGCTTACGCGAAAAGTTATTCTTAGAATGGACATATAATTCAAATGCGATTGAAGGAAATACGTTAACAATCAATGAAACGAAAATAGTACTTGAAGGAATTACTGTTGGTGGTAAAACGATGCGAGAGCATTTAGAGGTCATCAATCACAGAGATGCGATTTCTTATGTAGAAAATATTGTGCATAAAGAGGAGTCCTTTTCAGAATGGCAAATTAAAAATTTGCATCGCCTCGTTTTAAAGGGGATTGATGACGAATATGCTGGTGTGTATCGAAATCAGCAAGTATTTATTTCAGGGGCTGTTCACACACCGCCTCCACCATTTAAAATTCAAGAACAAATGAATACGTTAATGAGTTGGTATGAGGGTGAAGCCCATCAATTACATCCCATTATTAGAGGAGCAATGTTGCATGCCATCTTTGTAGGGATTCATCCTTTTATTGATGGAAATGGGCGAACTTCAAGGCTTTTATTAAACTTAGAATTAATGAAATCGGGCTATCCGCCGATTATTATCCGCGTTGAAAATCGTTTAGCCTACTACAATGCATTAGATAAATCCCATACAACTGAGGATTATGGTGATTTTGTAGAGCTCATAGCTAAAGAAGTAGAGGCATCCTTAGACCTATACTTGAGTGCAGTTTAA